In a single window of the Mustela nigripes isolate SB6536 chromosome 17, MUSNIG.SB6536, whole genome shotgun sequence genome:
- the ZNF821 gene encoding zinc finger protein 821 isoform X1, protein MSRRKQTNPNKVHWDQVFAGLEEQARQAMMKTDFPGELGSQRQAIQQLRDQDSSSSDSEGDEEETTQDEVSSHTSEEDGGVVKVEKELENTEQPVGGNEVAEHEVTGNLNSDPLLGLCQCPLCQLDCGSREQLIAHVYQHTAAVVSAKSYMCPVCGRALSSPGSLGRHLLIHSEDQRSNCAVCGARFTSHATFNSEKLPEVLNMESLPPAHSEGPSSAEGKDIAFSPPVYPAGILLVCNNCAAYRKLLEAQTPSVRKWALRRQNEPLEVRLQRLERERTAKKSRRDNETPEEREVRRMRDREAKRLQRMQETDEQRARRLQRDREAMRLKRANETPEKRQARLIREREAKRLKRRLEKMDMMLRAQFGQDPSAMAALAAEMNFFQLPVSGVELDSQLLGKMAFEEQNSGSLH, encoded by the exons ATGTCCCGTCGGAAACAGACAAATCCGAATAAAGTTCACT GGGATCAAGTATTTGCTGGGCTAGAAGAGCAAGCCCGCCAGGCGATGATGAAAACTGATTTTCCTGGAGAACTTGGCAGTCAGCGACAAGCTATCCAACAACTAAGAGATCAGGACTCCAGTAGCA GTGACAGTGAGGGTGATGAAGAGGAGACCACACAAGATGAAGTCTCTTCCCACACATCAGAGGAAGATGGAGGGGTGGTCAAAGTGGAAAAAGAGTTAGAAAATACGGAACagcctgttggtgggaatgaagtGGCAGAGCACGAG GTCACAGGGAACTTGAATTCTGACCCCTTACTTGGACTTTGCCAGTGTCCCCTGTGCCAGCTAGACTGTGGGAGTCGGGAGCAGCTGATTGCTCATGTGTACCAG CACACTGCGGCAGTGGTGAGCGCCAAGAGCTACATGTGTCCTGTCTGTGGCCGGGCCCTAAGCTCCCCGGGGTCCTTGGGTCGTCATCTCCTAATCCACTCGGAGGACCAGAGGTCTAActgtgctgtgtgtggagcccgTTTTACCAGCCATGCCACGTTTAACAG TGAGAAACTCCCTGAAGTACTTAATATGGAATCCCTACCGCCAGCCCATAGTGAGGGTCCCTCCAGTGCTGAGGGAAAGGACATTGCCTTTAGCCCTCCCGTGTACCCTGCTGGAATTCTGCTTGTGTGCAACAATTGTGCTGCCTACCGTAAGCTACTGGAAGCACAGACCCCCAGCGTTCGCAAGTGGGCCCTACGCCGACAGAATGAGCCGTTGGAAGTACGGCTACAGCGTCTGGAACGAGAGCGCACAGCCAAGAAAAGTCGGCGGGACAATGAGACCCCAGAGGAGCGGGAAGTAAGGCGCATGAGGGACCGTGAAGCCAAACGCCTGCAGCGCATGCAGGAGACAGACGAGCAGCGGGCACGCCGGCTACAGCGGGATCGGGAGGCGATGAGGCTGAAGCGGGCCAATGAAACCCCAGAGAAGAGGCAGGCCCGGCTCATCCGGGAGCGGGAAGCCAAGCGACTCAAGAGGAGGCTGGAGAAAATGGACATGATGTTGCGAGCTCAGTTTGGCCAGGACCCTTCTGCCATGGCAGCCTTAGCAGCCGAAATGAACTTCTTCCAGCTACCTGTGAGTGGGGTGGAGTTGGACAGCCAGCTCCTGGGCAAGATGGCCTTTGAAGAGCAGAACAGTGGCTCTCTGCACTGA
- the ZNF821 gene encoding zinc finger protein 821 isoform X2, producing the protein MSRRKQTNPNKVHCDSEGDEEETTQDEVSSHTSEEDGGVVKVEKELENTEQPVGGNEVAEHEVTGNLNSDPLLGLCQCPLCQLDCGSREQLIAHVYQHTAAVVSAKSYMCPVCGRALSSPGSLGRHLLIHSEDQRSNCAVCGARFTSHATFNSEKLPEVLNMESLPPAHSEGPSSAEGKDIAFSPPVYPAGILLVCNNCAAYRKLLEAQTPSVRKWALRRQNEPLEVRLQRLERERTAKKSRRDNETPEEREVRRMRDREAKRLQRMQETDEQRARRLQRDREAMRLKRANETPEKRQARLIREREAKRLKRRLEKMDMMLRAQFGQDPSAMAALAAEMNFFQLPVSGVELDSQLLGKMAFEEQNSGSLH; encoded by the exons ATGTCCCGTCGGAAACAGACAAATCCGAATAAAGTTCACT GTGACAGTGAGGGTGATGAAGAGGAGACCACACAAGATGAAGTCTCTTCCCACACATCAGAGGAAGATGGAGGGGTGGTCAAAGTGGAAAAAGAGTTAGAAAATACGGAACagcctgttggtgggaatgaagtGGCAGAGCACGAG GTCACAGGGAACTTGAATTCTGACCCCTTACTTGGACTTTGCCAGTGTCCCCTGTGCCAGCTAGACTGTGGGAGTCGGGAGCAGCTGATTGCTCATGTGTACCAG CACACTGCGGCAGTGGTGAGCGCCAAGAGCTACATGTGTCCTGTCTGTGGCCGGGCCCTAAGCTCCCCGGGGTCCTTGGGTCGTCATCTCCTAATCCACTCGGAGGACCAGAGGTCTAActgtgctgtgtgtggagcccgTTTTACCAGCCATGCCACGTTTAACAG TGAGAAACTCCCTGAAGTACTTAATATGGAATCCCTACCGCCAGCCCATAGTGAGGGTCCCTCCAGTGCTGAGGGAAAGGACATTGCCTTTAGCCCTCCCGTGTACCCTGCTGGAATTCTGCTTGTGTGCAACAATTGTGCTGCCTACCGTAAGCTACTGGAAGCACAGACCCCCAGCGTTCGCAAGTGGGCCCTACGCCGACAGAATGAGCCGTTGGAAGTACGGCTACAGCGTCTGGAACGAGAGCGCACAGCCAAGAAAAGTCGGCGGGACAATGAGACCCCAGAGGAGCGGGAAGTAAGGCGCATGAGGGACCGTGAAGCCAAACGCCTGCAGCGCATGCAGGAGACAGACGAGCAGCGGGCACGCCGGCTACAGCGGGATCGGGAGGCGATGAGGCTGAAGCGGGCCAATGAAACCCCAGAGAAGAGGCAGGCCCGGCTCATCCGGGAGCGGGAAGCCAAGCGACTCAAGAGGAGGCTGGAGAAAATGGACATGATGTTGCGAGCTCAGTTTGGCCAGGACCCTTCTGCCATGGCAGCCTTAGCAGCCGAAATGAACTTCTTCCAGCTACCTGTGAGTGGGGTGGAGTTGGACAGCCAGCTCCTGGGCAAGATGGCCTTTGAAGAGCAGAACAGTGGCTCTCTGCACTGA